The sequence below is a genomic window from Halosolutus gelatinilyticus.
CCATCGTCCGGCCCCGTAACCCAATAGTGAATCTCTGAACCCGAACGCCGCAGTCGCTCGCTCTCGATCGGAGGGGTACCGTGTCGACCACTCATGGTAGCGTTATGGTTACGCTCTGGTGATAAGTGGTCCCCGGCAGAATCACCGCGCTTGGGATGGTAATCGGACGGCGACTGTGTCCTCAGTCACTCACCGTCGCGCCGTCGATCCTCGATCGGACCGAATCAGCGTCGGCCTGCGGCACTTCGAGTCGGACGACCGTCCCGCGGGGCTCGTTATTTCAGGCGTCGAGTTGTGGCCCGGTAGGTATCGGAGGGGATCTATAGCGGGAAACGATAATTGCGGCGGGCAGGCATCAGGGCGACTCGAAGCCGCGAAGCACGCCCCGTCCGTCGGTCGGCCCGACGTCGGGAAGGGTCGCTCGCTCCGGGTGTGGCATCAACACCGCGACCGAGTCGGTCTCTCCGAGGACGCCGGCGACGTTGTGCTTCGAGCCGTTCGGGTTGACGTCGGCGCCGACGTCGCCGTTCTCGTCGCAGTACCGAAAGAGGATTCGATCGTCGGCCTCGAGCTCCGCGAGTCGATCCTCGTCGATCTCGTAGCGCCCCTCGCCGTGGGCGATCGGGATTTCGATGACCTCGCCCTCGTCGTACGCTTCGGTCCAGGGCGTGTCGTCGCGTTCGACGCGGAGGTAGACGCGTTCGCACTGGAAGCGGGCGCTCTGATTCGTCGTGAACGCGCCCTCGGTCAGGTCCGACTCGCAGCCGACCTGGGCGCCGTTGCAGACGCCGAGCACGGGCGTTCCTTCGGCCGCGGCCTCGCGGACCTCGGCCATGATGGGCGATCGCGCCGCCATCGCGCCGGCGCGGAGGTAGTCGCCGTAGGAGAATCCTCCGGGGAGCACGATCCCCGTCGTCTCCGCCGGAAGCCCGTCCTCGTGCCAGACGATCTCGGCGTCGATGCCGAGGTGCTCGAGCGCGCGCTCGGCGTCGCGGTCGCAGTTCGAGCCGCCGAATCGGACGATCGAAACCGTCACGGTCGCCACCCCCTGGCGTTGTGATCGACGGCTTCGATCGGCGTAATCGAGACGATCATCTACCGTTCGTCGACCTCCACGTCGTAGTCGTGGATGGTCGGGTTCGCGAGGAGTCGTTCCGCCATCTCGCTCGCGCGGTCGCGGGCGTCCGCGGTCGACGCGGCGTCGAGGTCGACCTCGAACCGATCGGCCGATCGAAGGCCCTCGAGTTCGAACCCGAGACGCTTGAGCGCCTGCTTCGTGGTTTCGGCCTCGGGGTCCAGAACCCCGCGTTTGAGTCGAACCGTCACCGTCGCGGTGTACGCGGTCATTACTGGAACCCCCGTATCCGTGCTCAAAAACGCTTTCGACTTCGATACCTAATACACGTTCGTGGATACCAGATCGAGGACGCATCCTCGATCGAGGATCGACGCGGGTCGAAAACAAGGTCGGTGGGGTGCCCGACAACGGGGACGTCTCGAAGCCGTACCTCGGCGGCTGCGGGGCCAATACCTCGGCGGCAAGGGTCGTCAGCTCGGTCGGGTTCCCGTCTCTCTCGTCGCGCCGGGCCGATCCGTTCGGTCCGGCCGACAGCCGCTCAGTCCGACCGGGTGACGACGACGGCGCCCGTCGCGTGCACCGTAATCGAGTACGCGTCTAGCTGGAACGACAACTGCCCGCCGTTTCGTCGCGAGGTGCCGTTCGTGGGTTCGAAAATCGTCTCGAGGCTGTCCGGGTCGATCCGATCGTAGAGTCGATCGACGTCGGCGGGATCCGTCTCCGAGAGTCCCGCGATGGTCGAGACGATCGTCGCGGACAGCGACTCATCGCCGTCCCAGTCGTGGGAGACGATCGCCGTCTCCGTCTCGGGGTCGATTCCGGTACCGCCGTACTCCGTTTGTGTGGCTGTCATGGTGGTCACCGTTCAAGGACCGTCACGTAGTGTGACAGAAATACGCACCACGGTCGATAGCATAAATCCCCGTCAGACAATCTACATGCGATTGTACGACGAAATTTAATACGATGGGGTCCGGCACGGTGGTCGCAGTCACACGTCTGTCGGACATCGAGCGAGAGCGCACTCGACGCCGAGCGAGAATACGACCGGCGCGGGGAGCCGGCACCCGCCGACGAGGTCGGTTCGATCGGCTCTGCGAGTGGTGTCGGGCATTCCCATACGCGTCCGCGGAAAGCAGGACTTTTAGCCGCTCGTTGACTGCAACCGTACTGATGGATCGATATTCGCTCGAGCGGAGGTGGCGGGATGACGACTGATCTGACCGAAATCACGGTCATCGGAGAGGACGATACGGGACTGATCGCTCGCGTCACGAGCCTCCTGTTCGAGCGCGGGATCAACATCGAGGATCTCGATCAGGCGGTTCGCGACGGCGTCTTCCGGATGTACCTCGCCGTGGACACCTCGAAGATGGTCTGCACCGAGGAGAAGCTGCGCGCGGACCTCCACGACCTCGGGGACGACCTCGGACTCGACGTCCAGGTTCGGTTCCCGGCCGATCGGGACCACCAGCAGATCGCCGTTCTCGTGACGAAGGAGAGCCACTGCCTCGAGGTGCTGTTCGAGGCGTGGGCCAACGACGATCTCGGGGCCGACATCGGCGTCGTCATCGGCAACCACGACGACCTCCAGCCCCTCGCCGAGCACTACGGCGTCCCGTTTCACGACATCGGAAACGAAACCGGCCAGCAGAACGAGGAGCGACTCCTCGAGCTGCTCGCGGAGTACGACGCCGACCTGATCGTGCTCGCCCGCTACATGCGCATTCTCTCCCCCAAGGTCGTCTTCCGCTACGAGGACCGCATCATCAACGTCCACCCCTCGTTGCTGCCCGCCTTCCCCGGCGCCGAGGCCTACCGCCAGGCCGTCGAGGAGGGCGTCCGCGTGGCCGGCGTCACCGCCCACTACGTGACGACCGACCTCGACCAGGGACCGATCATCACCCAGCGGGCGTTCGACGTCCCCGACGACGCCGGCTTAGACGAGATGAAAGCGCGCGGCCAGCCCCTCGAAGCCGACGCGCTGCTCGAAGCGGTTCGGCTCCACCTGAACGGCGACGTCTCCGTCCACCGCGGCCGGACGACGGTCCGCGAGAACGGCACGCAGTACCAGCTCGGCCTCCCCGACGAGATCGACGAGCTCACGCCGGACCGACCGGTCGACGGCATCGGCGCCGCGATCGCCAACGACCGATCGCAGTAGCGGTCCGAAACCGATTCGGCGCCCGAACGTTTCTCAGGATTCCCAGTCGGACAGGCAGTCCTCGCCGCAGAACTGCCGGTAGATCGCCTCGCCGCCCTCGACGACCGTCACGACTCGCCGATCGTCGGCCGCGTCGATCGGTTCGCCGCACGTCCGACACTCGGGTCCGTTTTCGTCTTCCGAGTCACCCATGCCGTGACAAGGTGTGACGCAGGGACTTGAAGGAACCCGTTGCGGCGGAAACCGCCGCGCGGGAGCGCGGTCCGCTCGATCGAGAATCGTCCGGCTCAGACGTTTTTCTGATCGACGGAGACCCCCTCGAACAGCGGCTGAAGATCGCCGTCGAGTTGCGCCTTCAGGTCCTGGAGCTGGCCCTCCGTGAGCGCGGCCGCGATCGCGTCCGTGACCGCATCGGCGTATCGCTCCGCGTCGTCCGGCTCGACGTCGGTTCCGCGGAGCTGTTCGCTCACGCGCTGGACGAACTCGTCGTACCCGTAGCCGGCTGCGTCGTGGTCGGCGTCTTCGACGATCCCCGCGAGGTCGTCGGGCAGTTGCCCGGCAACGTCCTCGGCTTCGCCGCCCGTCAGGGTCTCGCCGAGCGTTCGGAGCACGCCCTCGGTCGCCTCCTGTGCGCGATCGACGGTGTCGAGGTGACCCGCTTCCTGAACGAGCGTATAGAATTCGCTTTCCTGCATACGGGAGCCTTCACGAGTGATAGATTTCGAGGTTGGGAACTCAGGTGCAAGGGTCGATCCGTCGCGCCGGTTGGCGGACTATCGGACGTCCGTACCGCCGGTGAACAGCGACTTGACCTCCGAGAGGGCCTTCCCTGTGTCGCCATCGTCCGCGAGTTTGCGCACTCGGCGACTGACACCCGTGCTACTATACGCTTTATCCGGAGGAACGTCGTACCTTGATATGGTATGGCACAGCAAGAGATCCAGCAGGAGCTTTCGGTCGACCAGTACACGCTCGGCCTCGTCGGTCCCGACCAGGAGTGGGCCGGCACCGTCGCCGATGGCGGCACGATCGAGACCTACACGCCGCCGGGCTGTTGGGGGCCGATGATCACGCCCTCGTTCCGCGGCGGCCACGAGGTGACGCGGCCGATCCGGGTCGAGAATGCCGAGATCGGCGACGCGGTGGCGCTCAAAATCCGGGACGTCGAGGTGACGAGTCTCGCGACGAGCACGGGGTCGATGCGCGAGCGCGACGAGGCGTTCGACGCCGACCCGTTCGTCGACCACCGCTGTCCCGAGTGCGGCACGGTGTGGCCTGACTCGGTCGTCGAGGGAACCGGCGAGGACGCGATTCGGTGCGCCGAGTGCGGCGCGAACGTCTCCTCCTTCGGGTTCGAGTACGGCTACACCGTCGCGTTCGACGACGATCGGACCGTCGGCCTCACGATGGACGCGGAGGGCGCCCACGAACTCGCGACGGACGCCGAGGAGGTGATGGACATTCCCGAACACTCTCGGCAGCACCCGATCCTGCTGTACGAGCCCTCGGAGATGCCCGGCACGCTCGGCCGCCTGCGCCCGTTCATCGGCAACGTCGGCACGACGCCGCCGATCGAACTCCCCGACTCGCACAACGCCGGCGACTTCGGCCAGTTCTTGATCGGCGCCGACCACGACTGGGGCCTCGAAAGCGAGGCGGAACTCGAAGCGCGAACCGACGGCCACATGGATATTCCGGAAGTGCGGGCCGGCGCGACGCTGATCTGTCCCGTCAAGGTCGACGGCGCGGGCGTCTACGTCGGCGATCTGCACGCCAACCAGGGCGACGGGGAACTCTCCCTGCACACGACCGACGTCAGTGGGAACGTGACGATGGACGTCGAGGTCATCACGGGCCTCGATATCGACGGCCCGATCCTGCTGCCCAACGAGGAGGACCTGCCGCACATCAGCAAACCGTACAGCGAAGCGGAACTCGAAATGGGCCGCAAACTCGCCGATCAGCGCGGGGTTGACATTCGGGACGACGCGGGGCCGATCCAGGTGATCGGGTCCGGCGGGACGATCAACGCCGCCACCGAGAACGCCTTCGATCGCGCCGGGAAACTCCTCGACATGAGCGAGGGCGAGGTCCGATCGCGGTGTACGTTCACCGGCGGCGTCCAGATCGGCCGCCTCCCGGGCGTCGTCCAACTCGATATGCTCGCGCCGATGGACGTCCTCGAAGCGCGCGGGATGGCACACCTGGTGCGCGAGCAGTACGGCCTGTAGGTCCGAACCAGCGCTCTTGCCGATTTTCCCTCGATCCGACACCGACTCTCGAGGTCCGCCCTGAACCGCGGACATCAGCGTCATCGACGCGCCCACCGGAACTCGGTCTTCCAGAGGAGCTCGCTCGCCGTCGACCGGCACCCTGACGCTCGGGCGCAACCCGTCACCATCGTAGAGTTTTCCGATCGGGTTTCGATCGACGGCGTCGAGCCGACCGCTCACCGCGCTGAGCGATTCGACCCGTCTCGTTCGGTGTGGGATCCATACCGTCGCGTCTCCGTACCGGATCGGTCGGTTCCGGTTCGAGACTGACTCCGAAGACGCGATCGGAGTACCGATGGTCGAGAAACGGCACCGTTCATCGGTCGGTCCCGACGGGCTGCGTTCGACGCACGCGTTGAACGGCAACGAAACGGCGATGGTCGCAAAATCGGAATCGGATCGGTCGTCGAGCGGCCGTCGTCAGTCGTCGCCGGGTTCGGCGCCGCTGGCGGCGGACGCCGACGTCGCGGTCGACTGGCCAGTCCACGACGAGGAGACGATCGATGCGATGGCGAAACCGACCATCACGAGCATGAAGACGGTCAATATAGCGGTCGCGACGGCTGCGATACCACCGGTCAGTCCGGACGGGACGATGCTTGCGACGATGCCACTGATAGCGAGGGTCATTGACGCTCGAGCGACTGTTTTCTCGGCCCATCATATGAGGGTTACCTTGTCGCTCGAGGGCTGTGGGGTGCTACCGAGGGGCACGGATTCGAGCGTCGCTCGCGGCGAGCGGTGACGACCGAAGCGGATAACAATCGCGCTCGAGAGCGGCGGACGCCGCGGATCAGAGGCGGCGAACAGCGCCGATCGCACTCGAGAGCGGCGGGGCGTCGAAGACCTCGCGGCCGAGGTAGGCGTTGGTCCCGGCGCAGTACACGTCTCGGGCGGTCTCGATCACCGACTCGTCGAGCGACTCGGGGTCGACGTCGCAGAGCGACTTCCAGTCCGCGACGTCCTCGCGCTTTGCCTCCGCCTTGGCGGCCGAGACGGCCTCGACCCACTCGGGCTGGGTTCGCTTGTGATACTGGCGGATGACCTCCTTCGAGAGCTGGGTCCCCTCGTAGCTGAACCGGTTCTCGTCGAACGTCCCGACGACGTCCGCGACGCGGATCTCGCCCCGGTAGTAGAGGCACTCGATCTTGCCGTCCTCGTGGACCAGGCCGGCGGCGTCGGCCTGTGCGGTGACGATCCGGTTGACCTCGCGGGCGACCGACTCGAGGTCGTCGATCGCGGCCTCGCCGGCGATGTCGTCGGCCTCCTCGCGATCGAGGTAGCGATCGCCCTCCTCGTACTTCGTCGAGAACTCGACGATCGGCTCGTCGAGATCGACGGCCTCCGCAGGCCAGCTGTCGAACTCGAGGCCGTGATCGGCTGGATCGGTCCGTCGGCGGAGGCTCGAGCCGACGGGGACGCGGTTGCGGAAGACGATCTCGAGCGGGACGAGGTAGTTCTCCCCGGCGTCGGCGTGGTAGGCTTCGTAGTCGTAGTCCCGCCCCTCGTGGGGCAGGTCGGGGACCTGCGTCAGATCGATCGCCATTTCCCACGGCGGGTTCGACGCGTCGTCCAGCGGCACGACCTCGCCGTTCTCGACGATACCGCGGTAGTGGGTCGGCACGCATTCGGACTCGAGCAGTTCGAAGTTGAACGCGCCCATCGTACAGAGGCTCGCGCCCTTCTGGGGGATCTGGTCGGGCATCTTCCCCCAGTCGAACACCGAGTAATCGTCGGTGAAGACGAACGAGCCGCGACCGAGTTCGTCGGCGGTCGCCGCCTCCTCGGTTCGGAACTCTTTGACGCTCGTCACGGGATCCACCTCGCGTGCGGGCCGCCGTAGTCCATACACCAGTTGCGGTGGCCGGTCCGTAAGAAGGTTTCAGTTTTCGTATCGGGACGCCGTGGGGAGCCGTCGCCCGGTTCAGACTGACGCCGCACACGGACGATTTTCAGCCGCCTCCGGACGCCGTTCGCGCCGATCGGGGAAACGTATTTACGAGCGAGTGAAGAAACGTTACATACTCGACTGCGGTCTCGTTTCCTTTGCCGTGCGGGCGGCTCTCGATCGGCTCGCACCGCGTTCTGATCGACGCGTGCGTTTCGGCGGCCCGTCACCACGAAGGAGAGATCGCAGGAGCCAACGTATGACATCGGAATTCGACCTTCCCTGTTCGGCGTGCGGCGGTGATCTCCGAGAAGTGGCGATCGACCCGTGCGACCTCGGTATCGAGATCGAGACCGACGTCTCCGTTCTCGTCGCCAAGTGTCGAGTCTGCGGCGAACGTCACTACCCCGAGCAGACGCTCAGCGATCTGGGACGGCACGCCTCGCTGCGCTCGTAAGCGCCGGCCGACCGACGCGCGACGATCGCGACCGCATCGATCCGGCCGATCGGCGCGCCCGATGCGGCCGCGTCGATCAGTCGTCTACCGCATTCGTCACCGACGTCCGTTCGTCGAGTGCGCCTTTTCCGAAAAGCATCTCCCGGGGCGAGAGCCGGTAATTCTGCGACTGGTACTCGCGTTCGACCGTCTGGAAGTAGTTGACGACGGTCACGAGTAACACGCCGCCGATCGTGTTCCCGAGGAGGACGGGGAGTACGAAGTCGGTCGCTCCGATCAGGGGGTGGAGCTGGCCGTGGAAGACGAGGAACATCGCCTCCGTGGCGGAGACGACGACGTGAAAGAGGTTGCCGAGCGGAATCGCGAGGAACGCGACGTAGACGAGCACCAGTCGCGAGGGCGTGTCCTGGGCTGCGTAGTCGAGCCAGACGACGCCGGCGACGATGAGTCCGGCGAAGGCGGCCTTGAAGAACAGGTCCAGCCGCGGCGTCTCGACCCCCTTCTGGGAGAGATCGATCGCCGTGGCCATCACCTCCGGCGAGAACACGCCCGTCGACGCCAGGAGGAACGCGCCCATCGCGCCGCCGGTCAGGTTCCCGATCAGCACGATCGTCCAGACGGTCAACAGCGCGGGAACGCTTGCCAGCCGTTCGAGGACGAGCGCGACCGGCGGCAGCGTGTTCTCGGTGTACAGCTGGTAGTCTCCGAGGATGATGTAGATGAACCCGAGCGGGTACAACAGCGCGCTCAGGATCGGCGCGCCGCCAGTTTTCGCCGTCAACGAGGCGTAGAGCATGAACGTGATCGTGATCGCGAAGCCCGCGGCCAGCGCGCTGAAGAACAGTTCGCGCGCGCCGGTTTGCATCTCCTCGTCGGCTGCGGCGACGATCCGGTGGAAGATCTCGTCGGACGAGAACCGATCGCGGACGACGGCCCCGGCGGCCGGGGCGCCGCTGCGCGATCGTTCGACGGCGTCCCGAATCGCCTCGTCGGGCGCGGTCGCTTCGGTCGGCGGCCCCTCCCGATCGGTCGACTCGGAGCGCTGTTGGCCCTTGCTCATGCAGGGTGGTACGGAGATAATATGATAAAGGTATCGTAATGTCGGCACATCAAATATCTATGATGAACAATACGTCTTACCTGATTATGATTGGTCAATTATTCGCGTTTTACATGGCTATTTGTCCACTATATCTTCGATCGGCAGTCCCGTCGCGGATCGAGGGTCGGCACGAACCGGCGTCTCCGTCGATC
It includes:
- a CDS encoding HalOD1 output domain-containing protein; protein product: MTATQTEYGGTGIDPETETAIVSHDWDGDESLSATIVSTIAGLSETDPADVDRLYDRIDPDSLETIFEPTNGTSRRNGGQLSFQLDAYSITVHATGAVVVTRSD
- a CDS encoding phosphoribosylaminoimidazolesuccinocarboxamide synthase; the encoded protein is MTSVKEFRTEEAATADELGRGSFVFTDDYSVFDWGKMPDQIPQKGASLCTMGAFNFELLESECVPTHYRGIVENGEVVPLDDASNPPWEMAIDLTQVPDLPHEGRDYDYEAYHADAGENYLVPLEIVFRNRVPVGSSLRRRTDPADHGLEFDSWPAEAVDLDEPIVEFSTKYEEGDRYLDREEADDIAGEAAIDDLESVAREVNRIVTAQADAAGLVHEDGKIECLYYRGEIRVADVVGTFDENRFSYEGTQLSKEVIRQYHKRTQPEWVEAVSAAKAEAKREDVADWKSLCDVDPESLDESVIETARDVYCAGTNAYLGREVFDAPPLSSAIGAVRRL
- a CDS encoding acetamidase/formamidase family protein, with amino-acid sequence MAQQEIQQELSVDQYTLGLVGPDQEWAGTVADGGTIETYTPPGCWGPMITPSFRGGHEVTRPIRVENAEIGDAVALKIRDVEVTSLATSTGSMRERDEAFDADPFVDHRCPECGTVWPDSVVEGTGEDAIRCAECGANVSSFGFEYGYTVAFDDDRTVGLTMDAEGAHELATDAEEVMDIPEHSRQHPILLYEPSEMPGTLGRLRPFIGNVGTTPPIELPDSHNAGDFGQFLIGADHDWGLESEAELEARTDGHMDIPEVRAGATLICPVKVDGAGVYVGDLHANQGDGELSLHTTDVSGNVTMDVEVITGLDIDGPILLPNEEDLPHISKPYSEAELEMGRKLADQRGVDIRDDAGPIQVIGSGGTINAATENAFDRAGKLLDMSEGEVRSRCTFTGGVQIGRLPGVVQLDMLAPMDVLEARGMAHLVREQYGL
- a CDS encoding formyltetrahydrofolate deformylase yields the protein MTTDLTEITVIGEDDTGLIARVTSLLFERGINIEDLDQAVRDGVFRMYLAVDTSKMVCTEEKLRADLHDLGDDLGLDVQVRFPADRDHQQIAVLVTKESHCLEVLFEAWANDDLGADIGVVIGNHDDLQPLAEHYGVPFHDIGNETGQQNEERLLELLAEYDADLIVLARYMRILSPKVVFRYEDRIINVHPSLLPAFPGAEAYRQAVEEGVRVAGVTAHYVTTDLDQGPIITQRAFDVPDDAGLDEMKARGQPLEADALLEAVRLHLNGDVSVHRGRTTVRENGTQYQLGLPDEIDELTPDRPVDGIGAAIANDRSQ
- a CDS encoding DUF7576 family protein, producing MGDSEDENGPECRTCGEPIDAADDRRVVTVVEGGEAIYRQFCGEDCLSDWES
- the purS gene encoding phosphoribosylformylglycinamidine synthase subunit PurS, which translates into the protein MTAYTATVTVRLKRGVLDPEAETTKQALKRLGFELEGLRSADRFEVDLDAASTADARDRASEMAERLLANPTIHDYDVEVDER
- a CDS encoding DUF2267 domain-containing protein: MQESEFYTLVQEAGHLDTVDRAQEATEGVLRTLGETLTGGEAEDVAGQLPDDLAGIVEDADHDAAGYGYDEFVQRVSEQLRGTDVEPDDAERYADAVTDAIAAALTEGQLQDLKAQLDGDLQPLFEGVSVDQKNV
- the purQ gene encoding phosphoribosylformylglycinamidine synthase I; this encodes MTVSIVRFGGSNCDRDAERALEHLGIDAEIVWHEDGLPAETTGIVLPGGFSYGDYLRAGAMAARSPIMAEVREAAAEGTPVLGVCNGAQVGCESDLTEGAFTTNQSARFQCERVYLRVERDDTPWTEAYDEGEVIEIPIAHGEGRYEIDEDRLAELEADDRILFRYCDENGDVGADVNPNGSKHNVAGVLGETDSVAVLMPHPERATLPDVGPTDGRGVLRGFESP